In Marmota flaviventris isolate mMarFla1 chromosome 17, mMarFla1.hap1, whole genome shotgun sequence, a single genomic region encodes these proteins:
- the Ccdc182 gene encoding coiled-coil domain-containing protein 182, whose protein sequence is MDPLYQAGSILMKVNTLQGKKMVESGLQSGDLSLSQSWPSCLPLPADLEILQQKVIGMQLELEDFKKEALKAIHYLEDSFCEMNSILAQQGEQAARVKQRLREEEDRGIVRNKVLTFLLPREKQLREHCKWLEYMLLGRGRYTLGALRKSLVD, encoded by the coding sequence ATGGATCCACTCTATCAGGCTGGGTCCATCCTCATGAAGGTGAATACCTTACAAGGGAAGAAGATGGTAGAGAGCGGCCTCCAGTCTGGAGACCTCTCCCTCTCCCAGTCAtggccctcctgcctcccacTGCCGGCTGACTTGGAGATCCTGCAGCAGAAGGTGATCGGGATGCAACTGGAGCTGGAGGACTTTAAGAAGGAGGCGCTGAAGGCCATCCACTACCTGGAAGACTCCTTCTGCGAGATGAATAGCATCCTGGCGCAGCAAGGGGAGCAGGCGGCACGCGTGAAGCAgcggctgagggaggaggaggaccGGGGCATCGTGCGCAACAAGGTCCTCACCTTCCTGCTGCCTCGTGAGAAGCAGCTCCGGGAGCACTGCAAGTGGCTGGAGTACATGCTGCTGGGCAGGGGCCGCTACACACTGGGTGCTCTCAGGAAGAGCCTGGTGGACTGA